From Halichoerus grypus chromosome 6, mHalGry1.hap1.1, whole genome shotgun sequence, one genomic window encodes:
- the LOC118532147 gene encoding LOW QUALITY PROTEIN: olfactory receptor 6C2-like (The sequence of the model RefSeq protein was modified relative to this genomic sequence to represent the inferred CDS: inserted 1 base in 1 codon), translating to MRNYTAITAFILLGLTDDPQLQIQLFIFLFLTYILSVTGNLTIITLTLVDSHLKTPMYFFLRNFSFLEVSFITVCIPRFLYSISTGDNAITYDACTSQIFFIILFGATELFLLAAMSYDRYVAICKPLHYMTIMNNRVCTLLVLCYWVSGLMIILPPLSLGLQLEFCDSNAIDHFGCDAGPLLKISCSDTWVIEQMVILVAVFALIITLVCVFLSYTYIIRTILRLPSVQQRKKAFSTCSSHMIVISITYGSCXFIYIKPSAKEEVAVNKGVSVLTTSVAPLLNPFIYTLRNKQLKQAFNDFIKKMTFLSKNLKF from the exons ATGAGAAACTACACAGCAATAACAGCTTTTATCCTGCTGGGACTGACAGATGACCCACAACTGCAAATCCagctttttatctttctatttctcACCTACATCTTGAGTGTAACAGGGAACCTGACTATTATCACACTCACATTAGTAGACTCTCATCTTAAAACTCCTATGTACTTTTTTCTCAGAAATTTCTCCTTCTTAGAAGTGTCATTTATCACTGTCTGTATTCCTAGATTCCTGTACAGTATATCAACTGGGGACAATGCCATTACCTACGATGCTTGCAcaagtcaaatattttttattattctctttggAGCAACAGAACTTTTTCTCCTGGCAGCCATGTCCTACGATCGCTATGTTGCTATCTGTAAACCCCTTCATTACATGACCATCATGAACAATAGGGTGTGCACCTTATTAGTCCTCTGCTATTGGGTGTCTGGCTTGATGATCATTCTCCCACCCCTTAGCTTGGGACTCCAGCTTGAATTCTGTGACTCCAATGCCATTGATCATTTTGGCTGTGACGCAGGTCCCCTCCTGAAGATCTCATGTTCAGATACATGGGTAATAGAACAAATGGTTATCCTTGTGGCTGTATTTGCTCTCATAATCACCCTAGTGTGTGTATTTCTGTCCTACACATACATCATCAGGACAATTCTGAGACTCCCCTCTgtccaacaaagaaaaaaggcCTTTTCTACCTGCTCATCCCACATGATtgtaatctccatcacctatggCAGCT ACTTCATCTATATCAAGCCGTCAGCAAAAGAAGAGGTAGCCGTAAATAAAGGTGTTTCGGTGCTCACCACTTCTGTTGCACCCCTGTTGAACCCCTTCATTTATACCTTGAGGAATAAGCAACTGAAACAAGCTTTTAATGATTTCATAAAGAAGATGACATTTCTCTCAAAGAACCTGAAGTTTTGA
- the OR6C70 gene encoding olfactory receptor 6C70, with product MKNHTKQIEFILLGLTDNSQLQIVIFLFLFLNYMLSMIGNLTIIVLTLLDSHLKTPMYFFLRNFSFLEISFTSVCIPRFLITIVTREKAISYNGCISQLFFYIFLGVTEFFLLAAMSYDRYVAICKPLHYTSIMSSRICHQIVLSSWATGFLVVFPPLIFLLNLDFCASNIIHHFICDISPVLQLLCSDTHFLELIAFFLAVMIIIVTLLLVILSYVYIIKTILKFPSVQQKKKAFSTCSSHIIVVSISYGSCIFMYIKPSANERVTSSKGVAVLNTSVAPMLNPFIYTLRNQQVKQAFRDVFSKIFSVSDK from the coding sequence atgaagaaccaTACAAAACAGATAGAGTTTATCCTTCTGGGACTGACAGATAATTCTCAGTTACAGattgtaattttcttatttttatttctaaattacatGCTGAGTATGATAGGAAACTTAACCATCATTGTCCTTACTCTATTGGATTCTCATCTCAAGACCCCAATGTATTTCTTCCTCCgtaatttttctttcctggaaatTTCATTCACAAGTGTTTGCATCCCCAGATTCCTAATCACCATTGTAACCAGGGAAAAGGCCATTTCCTATAATGGCTGTATATCTCagttatttttttacatattcttgGGGGTTACAGAATTTTTCCTTCTGGCAGCTATGTCCTATGATCGTTATGTTGCCATCTGCAAACCTTTGCATTATACATCCATCATGAGCAGCAGAATTTGTCATCAGATTGTACTCAGTTCTTGGGCAACTGGATTCCTGGTCGTTTTTCCTccactgatttttcttcttaaccTGGATTTCTGTGCTTCAAATATCATTCATCATTTCATTTGTGACATTTCTCCTGTCCTGCAACTTTTGTGCTCAGACACACATTTTCTAGAACTGATTGCTTTTTTCTTAGCTGTGATGATCATCATTGTCACATTGTTATTAGTAATCCTTTCTTACGTTTACATCATCAAGACAATTCTAAAATTCCCATCGgttcagcaaaagaaaaaagcgTTTTCTACCTGCTCTTCTCACATCATTGTTGTATCCATCAGCTATGGTAGTTGTATATTCATGTACATAAAGCCATCTGCAAATGAAAGAGTCACTTCAAGCAAAGGAGTAGCTGTGCTCAATACTTCAGTTGCCCCTATGTTGAATCCATTCATTTATACTCTGAGAAACCAGCAAGTTAAACAAGCCTTCAGAGATGTGTTTAGTAAGATATTTTCTGTTTCAGACAAGTAA
- the LOC118532152 gene encoding olfactory receptor 6C2-like codes for MRNHTITTFILLGLTDDPQLKIMIFIFLFLTYMLSITGNLTVISLTFIDSHLQNAMYFFLQNFSFLEISFTSACIPRYLYNISTGDKTITYDNCAIQILFTDLFGVTEFFLLATMPYDRCVVICKPLHYVTIMNKRVCRRLILGCWTAGFLIILPPLSLGLNLEFCDSNLTDHFFCDASPLLKISCSETWLIEQMVIVCSVLTFIMTLICIVLSYIYIIKAILRFSSAQQRKKAFSTCSSHMIVVPITYGSCIFIYVKPSAKKSVAIYKGVAVLTTSIAPMLNPFIYTLRNKQVKQAVKDSIKRTALFSKK; via the coding sequence ATGAGAAACCACACAATAACAACTTTTATCCTGCTGGGACTGACTGATGATCCACAACTGAAGATTATGATTTTCATCTTTCTATTTCTCACCTATATGTTGAGTATAACTGGGAACCTGACAGTCATCTCCCTTACCTTCATAGATTCTCATCTTCAGAATGCCATGTACTTTTTCCTACAAAATTTCTCCTTCTTAGAAATCTCATTTACCTCTGCTTGTATTCCCAGATATCTGTACAACATATCAACAGGTGACAAGACAATCACATATGACAATTGTGCCATTCAAATTCTTTTTACTGATCTTTTTGGTGTAACAGAATTTTTTCTCCTAGCCACCATGCCCTATGATCGATGTGTTGTCATCTGCAAACCCCTGCATTATGTGACCATCATGAACAAGAGGGTCTGTAGAAGACTCATCCTTGGATGCTGGACAGCTGGCTTCTTGATCATACTCCCGCCACTCAGCCTGGGCCTAAATCTGGAATTCTGTGACTCTAACCTTACTGACCATTTTTTCTGTGATGCATCCCCCCTCCTAAAGATATCATGCTCAGAAACATGGCTTATAGAGCAGATGGTCATAGTCTGTTCTGTGTTGACCTTTATTATGACCCTCATATGCATAGTTCTATCCTACATATACATCATCAAGGCCATTCTACGATTCTCTTCTGCCCAGCaaagaaaaaaggcattttcTACATGTTCTTCCCACATGATTGTAGTCCCCATTACCTACGGAAGCTGTATTTTCATCTATGTTAAGCCTTCAGCAAAGAAATCAGTGGCCATTTATAAGGGTGTGGCAGTCCTTACTACATCCATTGCTCCTATGCTGAACCCCTTCATTTACACCTTGAGAAACAAGCAAGTAAAACAAGCTGTCAAAGACTCAATCAAAAGAACTGCATTATTCTCAAAGAAGTAA